Genomic window (Nymphaea colorata isolate Beijing-Zhang1983 chromosome 1, ASM883128v2, whole genome shotgun sequence):
CTTTGATCGGGTTTCATACTCCAACCCTGTCCCTTGATGTGCACATTTGGAAAATTCAGAGCATTGACCCCTATATATATGTGAGCACCAAAAATGTCTTAGCTTTGCCATGGTGGAAAAATGTTTGGAAACATGTGCCTCTTACTGGACCATGAGATCCTCTCTCTTACATAGGCACACACATATTCATGACATTTTTCGTGTATCTTCTGATATGCACATTTCCTATCCTGGCATTTGGGAAAGTTGCCAgtttatttacattttatattGGTTTTTGGACGAGGTATTCTTCCAGTGATGTACTTGTATTCTTTAATACAGTCAATTGATCATGGCTAGCATGAACAAGGTCTAGGGTTAGGTTTTGCTTTCAATGACTAGGTCTGACCAACTTACAActatttcaaatgcaacatcAACTTGTAAACACTATAACATAGCTGCTAGCATGTCCACCTTAATGATGCATTATATTTAGTTGAATAGCTGATTGAATATTGCTTGCACAtctgaattgtttttttttgcttgttctaAAACACTGAAACCGCTAACTAGCTTTGTTGGAATACTTCTTTTCTGGGACTTGATTCTTTATTTCCCAAAAAACTCAAGTGATATTTCTCAGTGAAGACGACTTTGAAGATtattcttctcttctcttaatTTGTACTTCTCAATGAAAACtatgaaaataacattttcctTTCAGGTTTTATATCTAATGCCTAATAAGTTGATGCCATTTGATCAGACAGTGATCTACTATTGTGTCGCCTGCAGCTTTATTCTCCAGGTGTTCTGGCTATTGGAAGCAGTCTGAAAGGTGAAAATTCATATTCCCATCATTTGGACTCTGATGTAAGTTTTGTCATATTATTGCTTGGCAACAGAAACCTGTTTCTTGTCAACGGATCAAAGGGTTCTTATCTCTCCTCCCCTATTCTCTTATCTTGCAGGTTGGTGTTTCAGTTGTGGACCGCTTCACTTTCTATACACTTGCTTTCTTTGAGAAGCTAAATATGTACAACCGTGCTTCATTAAGTAGGTAATGATGCTATTTGATTTTCTAGCTTAAGTTGACTTGGACTATATTCTCTGTGAGCGAGAATAAGGTTCTAAACTTTGATGTTTGTGTTGTTTATATCTTATTTACCTCTCATTGGATatcttgctttcattttttttttatcacgtCACATGCAGCTTGCACTGCATGGTTTTACATTGTAGATTATCCTTGACCTTGTGTAAATAAACTAATGATTCACGAAGTAGGCAGCAAAGCGATGAGCTTAATTGTGCACACTTGGGCATTATAGAAACACTTCTatctctcatcttctcatgtaaATTTCCCTTTTTGCAGTCTGTTCAGTTCCTACAGTCCAAGCTTGTTGATGTCAACTGCATATTATCGAACAGATCTGTACCAGAGAGATTTAAACATGGTGGATATACTTTGTTGGAGTCTCCAGCTTATAGTTTTAAGTCTACTTGACTATGAAGGCAACTAATATCTTTTATTATGTTAGGTACCCATTACTGATTTCTTCGGTTCAGTGATGGAAACACTTCATACTGATTCGGCCTACAAAGGTATTTCTGTTGGAAAGGCCATCAACACCCAATTTGAGAAGCAAACTCATCATATCGTTGATAGTTCTCAGCAAGGAGAGTCAGCCAGCGTATCTAATCTGGATGAAGGAGATGTTACTAAGCAGAAGGTAAGCTTTCATCATAGTCACAAATCCTTCATCCACCATGGGCCAGGATTAGTTGCATAAATTCTTTGTAAATGAAAACCCGAGTCCCCTATGGATCTTTGCTGCACCTCAGAGTTGGTGTAATCTTCGATGTAGTTACGCTGAATGATCCTGTACAATTGTTGCAGGCAAAGACTTAAGCACAACTTTGTACACATCTTTGaaggttttcttgttttttatttaagaatGTTTCAAGTAATCTACTTTGCTTTGCAGGATATCTTCTGGCTTCTGAATTCCAAATGGGAACAATTACAAGATTCACTGGATAAGGTGGGGGACAGAGACAAGTGTGTGCACTTTGGGTTTGGTCTGATGGTTCTCATAGCGGCCATTTCGTCTTGGCTCACTAAACCCAAGTAAATTGGTGAGGGAACCTGCAAAAGAAAGCACCATGAAGTTTCATCGTCATGGGCTTTGCCCTTCCATGAGTTTTTGTAACACTTCTTGTTTGTGTCGAATAACTTGGGGCATTTATGTTAAAAGAATCTCAATTATAGCTGATCTTCGTTATGCTTGCTCCACGAGCTAGATTAAGCCAGTTCTCTTTATTCCTATGATGATTATTGAGATTAGCTAGTTCTTTTATTCTTACGGTGTCCATTGGCcctttttatgaaaaagcaGCCGTCCTGTTTAGTTGGGCTGCTCACATCATGCAACATGATATAATGTATcgggttgtgtgtgtgtgtagaggcCGAAGCATCCGGACCATCGGAAGAATccaataattatatatatatatatatatatatattgacaacAACCAGCTACTATTGTGGTCAGGtagttgtttatatatatatatatatgtatatattgtgtCATTAGAAACTGTTACACGTTAAACCCTTGGACGGGCAAGTGCTGTAAATAATAGTTTTTTTGCAGCAGTTTTTAGTAgtacaaaatataaaatcaacCATTTGGCCATTGAGGTAGCCgtttgatttcaattcttttatatatatgtgtcctTTCTTATTCCtgtaaacattgtatgatgcaaAGACTGTCCAGTCTTGAAGATAACAATCATCATCATACCCAGGTTGGCCACCCAGCTCCAATATGAAATAAGACCCACAACTAATAAATTGACCTGAACTCATCTCTGATATGATGAGTTTGGTTGAAGCCTCGCATGACATAaatgaaacatgcattaacTAGGTTTAACGCGTTCAAATGGATGCTACTGTGAGTTGTTTACACTTTTCAATGACCAGAAAACCCACAACCTCTTTTTGGCATATAAACTTCCTGATTCTCAGTACTCGAGTGCCAAAGGCAGTGGATGTCTTTATTCCAGTTATTCTGTAGGCAATACTTAAATCACATCCTTCCATTATTCATGAAATGTCTCTTTACTACTAAGCATTGCCTACAAATGATCCATACTCGAGAATCGCTTGAAACAAAATGCTACGAGAACAAATCAAGGTCAGGTGATTTATTGACGGAGCCCAAAACATTTAGTGAGGGAGAGAGTAGGCGCCGCCCTAGATTATATGTGGTTCGGCAACTGAGTAGTTTACAAATTCATACTTATTAAAGCTGTCATATTGAAGAGTGCACTAATAACTTTCTCGGCATTTTGGCTAAGATCAAGCGCAGTATCTGTTCTTGTCAGTCTATATTGAACAGTACATTGACACTCAAATAAATGACATCACTATAGATTCATGTCGATCTTAAAACTGTGGGTCTATAGTTTGAGTCGCCCTCTCCCACTGAATATTCATAGTTTTATAACTTAATGTGGATATGAGATACGTCAGTGTTTTACCTCACTAGCTGCGTCATTGCTCGATTGCCGCAAGCACAAAGAAGCTAGATCATATCTAACCATAATCAATGTGTCCTTATATAAATCCaaagttcaagaaaaattttaggCTAACTTTTCTGATTTGTTCTACAAGAAAATCACACTTAAACTGACTCTGCACCAAAgcttttttcatcttttggcTCAGAGAATCGACAGCTTATAGAACGTGGACTGCAGTTATATGCTTACCAACCAATGTCTGTCTCACTTCACTAAGCAAAGCAACTCTCAAATATCTGTAAAGAGGTTGGCACCATGGTCGGGGCGGGAATTGGTCGGTGACCGGTTTTCGTTTTGAATCTCCGCTAACTGCAAACTCAAGCATGATGAGGGCAATGTTCTAAGGACCGAAAGCATGCCTTGTACTTTCAAGGAATAAGAGGTTAGGTGAAGACTTTTAACTTTCTTCTTAGCAGTGAGAAACTCTTGCTCACGTAAAAATCCCATAACCTTGGAGCTAGCCAAAGGCGCCTTGCCTTGCCTTGTGTGTTCCAGGTTCTTTATCGGGGTTGTTTCAGAAACTGACCTACAAAAAAGGGCTGTCTTTGAgataagaataaatatttgagGCATTTTTAGATATTTTGTTTAGACCGAGGCCTTCCATATAAATGGCCAACAGAATTAGGGTTTTGGAAGCGAGTCGGAGGCAGAGAGGGTTGTGGTGGCGCTAGGGTTCTCCCGAAAAACTCAGAGAGAGGTAGGATTCCGGTAGATCTGGTTCAAGTTTTCTTCTAAAAGCCGTTTTTGTTCCCTTCTCACCCTTTCCGTGCGTGCGTAGGTCATTATTTTCCCGGGAGAATGTCGGCCGGTGAGCTCGCCTGTACATACGCGGCTCTTATCCTCCATGACGATGGCATCCCCATCACAGTAAGCCTTTaaacattagtttttttttttcttttgtgtttcccagtttctcattattttctcttccatttcctagttttttattatttttttttaattgtcacATTTTATTTCTCTGGTGAGAGATATGTTTTGGTTGATTGTTTTCGATGTTGTATGGTTCGCGTGATTGGTTCCGTGGATGAGAATCGCGCTAGAATAGGTCGTATACGATTTGACTATTCATTTCTTATAATTTCTTTCGTATGCGATCTTCATTGATTCGTCGGTTCATACTAGATCCGAGATTAGTTGGTTATATTTGGTGCGTTTAATGAGATTCTGGTGTGTTCCTTTTAGGGCTTCGTTAATATGATAAGGTGCCGTTCGTCGTCTCTTTCATGCTGACCGCCTAACCCCCCCAGGCTTATGTCACTGCATTTTTTGTGCGTATTTGGAGGCAACGCTGTTTGAGAGTAGAAGGAGCACATCCTTTTTTGGGCAAATTCTGAAGCAACATAGATGGTTTTCCATTCTAGCGGCTAGTTTCTCCTTCGACATTTTTATTTCGCGTGGCTTATGTTCTTCCAGTTGTCATCGAGGATTTGTTAGTGATAGCCAGCCCGATTGAATACATGTTTAATAATGTGGAGACTCACGTTTAGGCTTCTCTCAGTAAGTTGGAATCTTGGGAACACTTGAGGGTGTTCTTGTTGAACCAAAATGTGGTTCTTTTAGTGAGATGAAGTAACTAACATGCTAAATTTATTCTGGTACACGTAGACAGGCGAGAATTGTATCACTTTTATGTGTTGAACTTTTTCCGCATGTTCATTCATATTTACAAATTACAGCTAGTTAATTTCGTGGAGGTGAATGTGTTTACGTGAATCACTCTGATTTGCAATTTTCTTGACATTCCTTGCATGAAATAATGTTGAAACTGGAGAGAATTTTGTGAGTCCTTCTAGACTTGAAAAGATTTTGGCCAAGTAATCGACAGTTGATTTCTGGTAGTTTATTGATACTTGGACTGTTTTGGTTCCTTattcacatatatatttttttatttatttttgaagacCACTTCTGctgatcaatttttttctgtttttgaaatAGGCTGAGAAGATTTCTACTTTAGTTAAGTCTGCAAAAGTCAATGTTGAGTCATATTGGCCCAGCTTATTTGCTAAGCTTTTGGAGAGGAGGAATGTCGAGGATCTTATCTTGAGTGCTGGCTCtggtaaaagcaaaaaaagtgaATTTGGCTTTTAGATGGCTATCATCTGTTGTTGAGTTATTtgtaaatttggtatttgaatTCCTTTcaggtggtggtggtgcagcTGTGGCAGTTTCAGCACCTGCTGGTGGTGGTGCAGCTGATAGTGGTGCTGCCGCTGCTCCTGCTGCCGAGGAAAAGAAGGTACTTTTATTAATATAGTCTTTCATCTCCCAAAGTGTTTCACTGCTCATTTAGCTCATGGGAAATGGTTATTTTTTGTCCTCTTGTTTCATTTTATGCTGTAATGCTCATGTCAAGGTATTGCATTTTATATCATTAGGCTCttgtaaaatttatattttcctGAAAAAATGTTTTCCAACTTCTTTGGCCAGtctggattttgttttcacGTGACTCCTTACCAACTTTGTGGAATTGGATGGTCCGGGATGATCAATTCATCCAGTTTTTGCATGGCAACGTTCCTGCAATTTTGTGATTGTGTCCATTATTGAGGACATGATAATTGGTAATaaaatacttgttttcttcttacTTCCTGTCCATTATGGATGGaaaattcacaattcaaaatTGTATCACAAGCATATGGTTTCTTTATCCATTAACTTCAGTTATTGGTGAAGGACTGAGCCACCTCCTCCAGTGTGCTACAAGCCCCATATATTTGTATGGTACTATGATCTACTATATAAGCTGTAGATTGTAAAAAAAGAGGGGAGTTGGGAGATAACACTGTAACAGCCCTGCTGAAGCTCCTATTTCATTTATGAGATGCTTCAAAATTCTTATAGAAAAGCATTGAGTTAGTTTCTTTATTGCAGGTGCTGACAACTTAGATATTTGAAGTTTGATAAATTATTGGAAAGAATTTCTAGTTTATCTTGGCTATGGTTTTGGTTGCGATACCTGGAATACCAAATATGATGTTTCATAGGACAACATGATTGACGATGGGGCTGAGAGGTCTCTTTTGTTGTGGTTGTTTTCCCATTTTGCAAGCGTATGAGTTATTGTTATAAATGTTATAGAGGGCCCTTTGGTTGTGGTTGTTTTTCCATTTGCAAGCATCAGTTATTGTTACAACTGTTATCCTTGATCAACTATTTGCTAAATTGAGCTTGACTGTTTGACACTTAAGTTGAGATGTTACTCATTATGATTCTCCTTTGTCAACAGGAGGAGCCTAAAGAAGAAAGTGACGACGACATGGGCTTCAGCTTGTTTGATTAGATTCTGTGGTgtggtttttgtgttttgtttttatcaGTTTAACGTTAAGTATACACTAGGTTTTTGTTCGGTTTCATAGAAGGAAGATTCTCCTTTGTTATTTCGTTGCGGAATGTAAGCAAACCCAGTTCGAACCGTTGCTGGCTGAGTAATGAATGCATTTAACTCACTATTTTGGTGATAACTCGGTTGTGATCACTGTGCTGTTCTATCTCTTGGTTTACTCCCCAGAGCATTAGCTGGCCGCTTAGCTTAGATAGTTAGATGGTATGTTGCTTCTGCCTTCGGGACAAACTTTTTGCCCTATGAGTTGTGTGCTAGTGTTCACAGATGATTTGGTACCCGACTCCGCGACTGTTCTCTAAGTGAGGACGCCTGCGTCAGACGAACAAAGTGTTACTGTTTGAATCATTCCATGTGTAGAGCTGGATTATGTCTAGCACTTAGAAAAGGTTCTCCTCGAGCAAAAAGGTGTTGTTCCCAGCGTCCTTTTTTTTGGCAGAGAAGCTTGAACCCCACCACCTGCATCTCAATGAAAGGAGCTTAGGGGAAATGCTCGTTTCAGGAATTGGGTACGGATGGTATATGAAACCAGCAAACTGGTTAAACATTTTGGCCGAGGATTATTGACTAgtccaatttcaatttttacCTTCGCTTCTTTCTCCATTACTTTTATCTGGTCAGAACTTGGCactgtttttctcttaattgaGCAGTACTTTGTACGCGTCTATAATGTTTACAAGTTTCATGTTTGGGATCATATCTACGTTTACTTTTAAAAAGTGAGTGGAGCGTGTACAAGGGACTCACTACTTTACCGTGCCATGCCTGCGAAGGAGAAGTCGCCTCCCCAACGGAGTTAAAATTTGAAGGCTTAAAGGCCTTTTGAATCCTCACAACACGCTCGTCGGAGCAAAGCACAACGGGGCTGAGTCCTGCAAGAGGAGACGAACTCATAACCAGTCGCCTATTAGTCAGGGCCCTCCCTCCTTGTACAACTGTGCGAATGGTTGTACGGTCAGTGGGGGTGTTAGGTAAAGGTCAATGAACAATTaaacaagttcatttttttccgttttttttatTGAGATTGATAGTTGAAAGAGAAAGTGTTCGTGTACTTAAGtcttacattttggaaattatttAACTTCTGTTGCTTAAGCTTATCattattatgattaattttttCGTAACTGTGACCCCTCTATGTGCGCTTTTTGTATAGGTAATAGGCTGatgatttattttgttttctagaGAGGTGGTTTTGTTCATGTATGGGGTGTCTGCTTTTCTTTGGTTTGGTGAAAAGTCGGAAACCATGTCCATGCCCATCTTTTTACAAGCAATCATTTAAAAACAATGTTGTTAGTAATATCATATGTATCACAGATTGATTCGGGTCAACATGGCTTGTCATTCTTGAACTTTGattgtttattattttaatcACGtctgttagttttttttttaaaaaaaaaattaaaaaaacaaaacaaaacaaaacgcgttcatctctcttttgacaTGGCGGACGcactttttacttttgtttgaTTAGTAAAACAATTATACATGTAAAGGAGATGAAATCTCATGGGCATCTTGATCTCCATCCAATCATAGCCGCCAAATGCCCTGCATCTGGTAAATTCGATGCAACGGATTGCAAAAAATCTAATTAAATACAATGCCTTATACAACGAGACTGAATCCACTGAAACTATGACAAAgattgtttgaaaaaaaaaagaataaaaacatCTACAAGTGACACATGGCACCATTAAATCCGTCATTGAATGGAACAATTTTGCCaccaattctattcaaatcagCCGACTTAGGCCAATCGCATATAGGTCGATTTAAAGGGCTTGATGGGATTCATGTCATGACGTTCCATTTAGACCTGATAGAGTGCACACTTTTCAACCAAGATCGCATTAGTTGACGCATGGCACAACGAAGACCGTGGATGGAGAATAAGGTTCAATCATACGATAGCGATAAGCATCTATTGGTTGTGAGGGATGATGATAAAGAATTGAAGATAGATAGAAGGGTTGGTGCAAAGGATGAGATCAATCTCCGTTTTGAGTGAGCATTCGTAATGttaatgttaatttttattataagttgaagcatagtgaaagcatgcattaaaaacaaacttttgtaAATTGAAACATGAACAAAAGGATTGATCGATGAACGATAAGACACAATACTCATCAGATAAAGAATGAAAGGCcgagaagaagaggaagctCCGTGCCAAAATAAAGCTTGCCCTTTGTGGTGGCCGTGCTTTTCCCTTTGCTTTTTAAATCCTCCTTAATAAGCACCAGCCATATCTAGGATGGTCCCGTTTGAATTGCGTGGCACACAGCCCAAACAACTAATAGGCGAATCTGTGCTTCGAGAGAAAAAcaaacgagttttttttttttttttgcattgaaatatttctcaagaaaatgcTTCAATTTAATAATATGATAATAGTAAGAAAATAACAACATAACACTTTAAAgcaaagttaaagaaaaaaagttcaGTTCATGAACTCACTGCCAATTAAGTGAATCGGCCGATTTACTGATTCGGTTTAACTGGTTGCGAATCGGACCAAATAGCAAAAAAAGCcatttaaaaaatcaataacaaattaaaattgaaaCATGACAGAAAATGACGCATTGCACTTTTGTATTGAATGGGCCAACCTTAACAACATTGCTTCAGAGTTTGGCAGTGATAAAGACTGCTtaaatttataatattattaaaaaacgcATTTAGATTTTTTGATAGTTAAGAAGATGTTAGAGTCTATTGATGTATGTATGAGTCGATTATCGTTCTTAGCCTTCAAAATTGGCATGAAACGTATTGACTTTGGCAATATGATTAGGTTTTTGAAAAGCGCTTACCTAATGAACCAAAAAGGCTAATTCATCTATATTATAAGTAACCATCTATTAatttaattaataaatttgAGCTAATAAGGATGAAACTTGTTTACAACGAGGGTACTTtaattattatataatattaacttaaattACTACAGATAAcatcaagttgttttttcattaatagTGTAAAAGATTAAGCAGGCTATTGATAATAATGAAGTAGCTGCGCTTTTATTGCCacttaaataatttttaaaatttctctaaTACTAACAACAccagaaatttaaaaaaatatgagaaaaaaaattgtggtcgAGAAAGTTTTAGTCGGCATTGTATTTCACGTTGCAATCAAAcctttttgatgaaaaaaacattttcttgtcCTCTTTTTCATGTGAGCctcaataaatatttttaaaatcgGTGCCTACTTTTGGCAGTAGGTATTTCTAATGAATACatgctccaattttttttatttttaaaatcaatttaaaatatttaaacattGGATTAATATGGAAACCTATCAGTCTTTACCTCGCAATACCGACAAAAGTGTAATCGTCACTAAAATTAAACCTGAGACGTTGTTCATGTACTATCGGTCCACCCAACTACACTACATACTGATTGGCAAATATATATGGGGACAAGTGGTCTCAATAATTAATGAGAGCAGGAATACTTTTCTTCAAAACTTTGGCTCCACGATAAAAAGAACCGAACTCTAGAAGAAAGAGACCGACGAAGAACACTTTTAATTGATCCCtagatgaaaaaatgaaatcattctCTCGCAACTGGTGGGATTAGGATTCCCATTTCTCCATTTCTCGAAGCCAATGGTGAGTGAAATTTGAAGCCTTTCATCTCCAGCCACAGGTGACAATTGCTTGTTTCTTAGACGACTCAAACACATGTTTCTACATGTTACCACACTTTTATATTGAGCAGTCCTCTTGGTAACAAATACAACATACATTTTATTAATTGAAGAATGTATaatatattagaaaaaaaatctccccccccctctctctctctctctctctctctatatatatatatatatatatatatatatatatatatatatatatatatatatatatatatatgtagaagCAATCAACTTTCCCTACCGGGCGAAACAAACAGGGTTTTTGATTTCTTATCGCGAGGGGAAAGTTGGTGCAAGAACATAATAAGGGAAGGCCAAGTAGGCGTTCGGTAAGCAAGATGGTATCTATTGGATCCGGTATCATATTGTTTTTATCCAGATATTGATGTGACGTGCCAGCCGTCGACAGGTCCATTTGATGCGATTTTTACAAGTCCCAGACCCGACCAGAAAATTCAGAATCGGAGCCCAATTCGAAATTAACTAAAATTAGTAACCGTCATTTCGGGCCAATTGGTCATTAGCACGTGGGTCAGATCCATCCTGTGCcagattcaaattcaggtttTCTTTAACCTGATTGGGACTTGTATTCAAGCTCAAATTTTCGAAACCAAATCCGGATCCAATGGCTCTGGGCTTACACAAAAGGTGGATCAGATTCTTGATcaagatttgatgttgtttttaTAAACTTAATGATACATGTATTCggtgataaaaaattaaaaaacacaaaaaatcagaaatatgaCCTGAATTTTGTGAAAACTATAAAATTAATGCACGTAATTTTATCAACCCATAAAATCTTATTAAA
Coding sequences:
- the LOC116248277 gene encoding 60S acidic ribosomal protein P1-like, which gives rise to MSAGELACTYAALILHDDGIPITAEKISTLVKSAKVNVESYWPSLFAKLLERRNVEDLILSAGSGGGGAAVAVSAPAGGGAADSGAAAAPAAEEKKEEPKEESDDDMGFSLFD